From a region of the Fibrobacter sp. genome:
- a CDS encoding 4'-phosphopantetheinyl transferase superfamily protein: MNIERLDVETPLGVVHLAAFPKVSHREVIFRILSEVTGRPVSAADLVQTELDPRPCFPQLDLDVNWTHSGKLCVVAYTQSPDVRVGVDLEFHSPRRLPVAERFFSAQEVEYLRGLDAGYSSDEPSALAEFFRLWCRKEALFKCVGGSFFTDALGRSVMENPLASANHQVHFVDLSPDAVRSFYPNIQNEKKGADLSASLCIAVARWPR; this comes from the coding sequence GTGAACATTGAACGCCTTGATGTAGAAACGCCCTTGGGGGTGGTGCATCTTGCTGCATTCCCGAAAGTTTCCCATAGGGAGGTCATTTTCAGAATATTGTCCGAGGTAACCGGCCGTCCTGTTTCGGCCGCGGACCTCGTCCAGACTGAACTCGACCCGCGCCCCTGTTTTCCGCAGCTTGATCTGGATGTGAACTGGACGCACTCGGGCAAGCTTTGCGTTGTTGCCTACACGCAGTCTCCCGATGTTCGTGTGGGGGTTGATCTGGAATTCCATTCACCTAGGCGTCTTCCTGTGGCGGAGCGGTTCTTTAGCGCTCAGGAGGTGGAATATCTTAGAGGGCTGGACGCAGGCTATTCTTCTGACGAGCCTTCTGCACTTGCGGAATTTTTCCGTCTTTGGTGCCGCAAGGAAGCCTTGTTCAAGTGCGTTGGGGGAAGTTTCTTTACCGACGCCCTTGGCCGCAGTGTCATGGAGAACCCGCTGGCTTCCGCAAATCACCAGGTTCATTTTGTAGACCTTTCGCCGGATGCGGTGCGTTCCTTTTATCCGAACATCCAAAACGAAAAAAAGGGCGCCGACTTATCGGCATCCCTTTGTATTGCTGTGGCTCGCTGGCCACGATAA